A stretch of DNA from Glycine max cultivar Williams 82 chromosome 18, Glycine_max_v4.0, whole genome shotgun sequence:
CATTGGTCTGCATGATTAGGGAATATTTTGATactaatcacattttttatggTACTATGTACTTAAAGAAAAACTGAACAAGAAAACAGAAGTTCAGAGTACTTGCACAGCTTCAGAATAAAGCTTAGTGATGTCTTTCAAAAAAAGTCAACTTTGGAaatgaaagaataaattattaattagaaaagaCGATAAATAATCTCAATCGAAGGATAAAACAGAATACAAGGACGAGTGTTATGGCTATACACTACTTTATTTAAACGTATGGTGGGGATAGTTTTGCAGAATACAACAACCATTTGCTCTGGTTATTTCAAAATCGGTAATTAGGAGTTTCAATTAgcttatatataaatagatagatatgTGTTCACGTAAATGCTCCTTTATATTGTACACTTAATACTTTATGTTCTGGACGAAGAGTTCGAGCCCAATTTGATAAAATACAGTATAAGTCAATGAGTTTTCCCAACAAATTAATAGGGTAAGCACAGGTTCATAACTCATTTTGTCAGAAGTAGCAATTCTGTTACGATTAACTCAGATTGACACTTGTCAGTTGTCACTCCGTTTCACATAATTAAGAAACATCGCAATAGGCACAGAGGGAAATATTTCGTTTGAATATACCATCTATGAGGATTGAACACTTTAATTATTCAGTTCCATGGCTattgtaaacaaaaaattattgttgttatgaattttaaaatattcattataaaagtttataaatttacactttctttaaagaataaacttacatatatatatagcaatttgtgattaaattattgagtaaaactattttacattattattatatattctattttctcttaattattacaaaaaaaaaacaattaattctgCTCTCAAAGCACCTTTTAGTAGTGGTAGTATaaactattataattaaataaaatgattataaGATATAATTATAAACATGTGAAATTAATTGAGAATAGTTGGGATTAgctgtaaattaaaaaaaatggtgtgAATTAGGATTTCtggtatataaaattaataaaataaacatttatatatatatatatatatatatatatatatatatatatatataatttatgagcagttgtgattttttttatcaagcgtGTTTACTTTTTGCctcattaaaactaaaaaaaaagtcaaaatacCAAATTAGCAATTTTGcctccttaaaaataaattaattattttatatattttatttcaataaaaaactatcaaataaaataatttttgcgtAATacagtaatttttaaattaaaattttcataattttataatatttataaatgaaatacttgttaattacattaaatttttccaaagaaacgTTATACATATGTTCTTGACACTTTAATGTTGTTTTCGAGCATTGGCATCATCATCGCGAAACGTCACCGTTATCATCGTTGGACATCCCTAAAGGTCACCAATTGTGTCAAATTGTCCTAATAGgatttcttttacaaacaatTTCTCAGACCACAATCTGGTCTGTTACTAAATTTTCTCTTGAAGGGTGCTATTTTTACACATGCAAAACGCCATTTGGACGGATGACTTTGCTTTGGATCAACACGTGGAGGAAAACGCCATTATCATTGGCAATTTACGTTGATCCCTCCATTGTCATTGGCGATTTGACCAAGTTAGGTGGGAAACGCCAGTATGACTGGCGATTTGACCAAGCTAGGTGGGAAACGCCAGTATGACTGGCGATTTGGTCATGCATGGCAGACACTTTTTTCAGATATAGCTGGACGAACAACTTGGTCATACATTCGACGTATATTATATCAATCATCAATTATAatcgtatttaattttttttcgttAAAATCAATCATTCCTAATTTAACCACAatcaattacaattatatttaattttttccgtctaattttttttcattaatatcaACATGCCTAATTTTTTTCCGTTAAAATCAATCATTTCTAATTTAACTACAATCAATTACAATcgtatttaatttattctgtttaatttttttccgttaaaatcaatcattcctaatttaactacaatcaattacaattgtatttaatttttttccgttAAAATCAACCATGCCTAATTTTTTCCGTTAAAATCAATTATCCCTAATTTAACTACAATCAATTACAatcgtatttaattttttccgtctaattttttttcattcaaatcaaCCATGTcaatgaacaaaaataaaataagaaagaaaagtagTTGAAAGCATAAACATATTGCATTAAAGTTTGGataatgaaaaaattgacattggatttttttaatgtatttacatgtacataaatataatttttcattttaagaagAATTTTACAATCCATGACAATCTTTTTATGATTCTTGAGTTAGAACCTCTTACTCCCATTTCTATCTTCAAACGATCCTCTTAACAATATTGATATCatgtgaataataaattaataatagtgtGATTGATTAAAGAGAAATAAGGGGAAGTGttcctttgaaaaaaatatccatCCAAATATTCGATTATAGTCGAAATTGTATTGGCCAGGATATAGTGAATAATAACCACCCATCCCACTTAACCAAATAACTTTTCATTTCAATCATTAACAAACtctattattataaatacatgAGTACATTGCAAGTTATGGATCTTCCAATTACATATTATTCTAATGATTCACATATTGATTTGAACGTTGAATATTTGAGTAGGAGAATTGATTGTTCATAGAGATCAAACTAGAGAGTATTTTAGAATTTGATAAGAACATGAAtcaattatgttttatctttttcaattatCTAATGTCTTGTCATAGggttattgttattaattgacCCAATTTTGAGGAATTGACTGAGTTAAATTTTAGGAGAAAAAATGATTAAGACATTGATGATGATTAGTCCAAAATGACccgtaaatataattttttgattgTCTATTTAATCAATGTTAGAGTTAAGATTAGTTAAAAAGTTCATACTATCCTCTATTACTTCAAGtttgaaagataaaatagacttttattagaagaaataaaatttatatttatgtttaaaaagaaattaatcttCAATTATTAGCTAAGGATATCTTTGGTAtgaataaaaagggaaaagaaaataatatattaattaaacaattttcaattatgttttaacaaaattgattttattttttcttaaaaaaactattttattataaaaaagaaaaatttatcatGATCAAAAACAGATTTGCATTCCATTGTTATGGTTTGCTTTCGAGAGGGATACTATATTTTGCACCGTTGCTTTCTCTCGTTGAAAACGACGCCGTTGCAAGGGAAACTTAACATTattctttcttccctttcatGCCCCTCCCCCAATTAATCTTTGATTTATTAGAGGGTTCAAATCTCGAAACCGCATCGTGTCCGTAATCCTTCTTCCAAATTTCCAACCTCCCTCTGCCTCTTCTAATGGTATCTTATCTTTCGATCGAAGGGTTTGCAAGGGTTTAAGCTCAaccaaaccctaaaccctaaatttCCCTATTTCTTTTCTCGATCTTCCACTCTATCTCTTTCCATCTCATAAATTTCGAATCCATATTCTCTCACCTCATGCACTCAGATCAAATCCGCACTCTTTTATCACTGgtaagtgttttttgttttttgaaagttttaatTTCCATTTATGAATCTTTATTACCGATTTCGCCTCCCTTTTTAAAGGACGAGTTAGGGTTTTTGCTTAGTTAATAAATATTGTTGGTGGGAAACGCGGAAAATTTGATCTTGGCATTGAGCTCAAGTTCTGTGTATTCTGAAGCCCgtttttttgttacaattttCTCAGAAGTGAGTGACTTTGTTGAGGTGTGGTTCTTGGtgtggtatgatgaatgatAGTGATTTGGGGAATGTGTGCTGTTGGGTTTTCAAGTGATATGAAGTGCTGAATATGAGCAATGGCGGTGGGAAGACTGGAAGACAGCTTGAACAGCCTGGCACATGGAGGAGGAGGAAAGTTGGTGGTGGTGATGACTATGCCCGGGCTATAGCTAAGATTGCGGTAGCACAGGTGTGCGAAGGCGAGGGATTTCAGGCGTTTCAGCAGTCGGCTCTCGAGGCGTTGTCTGACGTTGTGGTTCGGTATATTTTGAACGTGGGGAAGTCTGCACATTGCCATGCTAATCTTTCAGGTAGAACTGAGTGCAATGCTTTTGATGTCATTCAAGGGTTGGAAGATATGGGATCAGTGCAGGGGTTTGCGGGCGCTGCAGATGTTGATCACTGCCTTGAAAGTTCAGGTGTTATTCGGGAAATTGTTCATTTTGTAAACGATGCTGAGCCGGTTATGTTTGCACACCCCATTCCTCGGTTTCCAGTTGTTAAAGAACGGGTGCCTAATCCAAGCTTTTTGCAAAAAGGAGAAGAGCCTCCTGGGGAGCATATTCCTGCTTGGTTGCCTGCATTCCCTGATCCACAAACTTATTCTCAGTCACCTGCAGTGAATGGAAGAGGGACAGAACCTCGTGCGGTCAAATTTGACCAAGAAAGAGAGAGTGGCAAGGGGGAGTGGCCTGCGTTGAATTTGCAGCAGCAGATGGTCTCAAATATGTTTGAAAAGTCTGCCTCGATTGACCCTGCAGATGCTAAGGCAAAAAGAGTAGCAGCAGAAGGTAACCCGTTCCTTGCTGCACCTTTGAAAATTGAGGACAAGGAAGTTGCTTCTGTTCCCCCTCCGGCTAAGCTTTTTAAtgatgaagctcttgataatCCTGTTGTGGAAAATCTTGTTGAAAATGAACCGATTTCAGCATTGGAGACATTTGCTCCAGCAAttgaagcaatgaaaagcacaatcTGTGATTCCAAGGAAGATCAGACAAAATTTTGTGCCAATGAGAAGCCTACGGTGCGTTTTAAGATTgggattaaaaacaaattattaggaAAATCCATTGGTTTGATCCCACAAAAAGAGGAGCATGAAAAGACTTTGCCATGGTTTGCAATGGAAGATGAGAAGGATGACAGAAAAAGAAGGGCTGAGAAAATTCTAAGGGAATCTTTGGAAAACCCAGATCAGCTTGTTCAGTTGTAAATTAGATTGCTTTAATTAGAATCTGTATACTTGATCAGGAGAATGTCAGGATAGCTAGTTCTGGGATATTCAAATTTAGGTAACTGTCTGTTTATGGGCATTATAGGATGGATATTACTATTTTGCTCTGACATTATCTCCCTTTAACAATCTTTCAGGTATGTGCATGTCAATTGTTTGGTAGATCAATTTATGATTCTTTCTATTGAAGTCTTTTGGCACTCTGTATGATCTTATGCTAAATATAGCCATATAAAAACATCTCAACTTCTGACTTGTGGCAGTTACTCTGAATTGTGTATTGAACACTTTTACTTTG
This window harbors:
- the LOC100815889 gene encoding transcription initiation factor TFIID subunit 8; the encoded protein is MSNGGGKTGRQLEQPGTWRRRKVGGGDDYARAIAKIAVAQVCEGEGFQAFQQSALEALSDVVVRYILNVGKSAHCHANLSGRTECNAFDVIQGLEDMGSVQGFAGAADVDHCLESSGVIREIVHFVNDAEPVMFAHPIPRFPVVKERVPNPSFLQKGEEPPGEHIPAWLPAFPDPQTYSQSPAVNGRGTEPRAVKFDQERESGKGEWPALNLQQQMVSNMFEKSASIDPADAKAKRVAAEGNPFLAAPLKIEDKEVASVPPPAKLFNDEALDNPVVENLVENEPISALETFAPAIEAMKSTICDSKEDQTKFCANEKPTVRFKIGIKNKLLGKSIGLIPQKEEHEKTLPWFAMEDEKDDRKRRAEKILRESLENPDQLVQL